The proteins below are encoded in one region of Bosea sp. BIWAKO-01:
- a CDS encoding acetyl-CoA C-acetyltransferase gives MADTDIVIVGAARTAVGAFNGAFANTAAHDLGAAAIKEALARAKVEGGEVNEVIMGQILTAGQGQNPARQAAMKAGIPQEATSWGLNQLCGSGLRAVAIGLQQIVNGDADIIVAGGQESMSMSQHAAHLRNGTKMGDTKFIDTMIKDGLWDAFHGYHMGTTAENVATKWQISREEQDRFAVGSQNKAEAAQKAGRLKDEIAPFTVSTRKGDIVVDQDEYPRHGATLEAMAKLKPAFSKDGTVTAGNASGLNDGAAALVLMTAKEAAKRGLTPLARIASWATAGVDPAIMGTGPIPATRKALEKAGWKIGDLDLVEANEAFAAQALAVNKDLGWNPDIVNVNGGAIAIGHPIGASGARVLVTLLHEMAKRDAKKGLATLCIGGGMGVAMAVER, from the coding sequence ATGGCCGATACTGACATCGTAATCGTCGGCGCTGCGCGCACGGCGGTCGGCGCCTTCAACGGCGCTTTCGCCAACACGGCGGCACACGATCTCGGCGCTGCCGCGATCAAGGAGGCGCTCGCCCGCGCCAAGGTCGAGGGCGGTGAGGTCAATGAAGTCATCATGGGCCAGATCCTGACCGCCGGTCAGGGCCAGAATCCGGCCCGACAGGCCGCGATGAAGGCCGGCATCCCGCAGGAGGCGACCTCCTGGGGCCTCAACCAGCTCTGCGGCTCGGGCCTGCGTGCGGTCGCGATCGGCCTGCAGCAGATCGTCAATGGCGACGCCGACATCATTGTCGCCGGCGGTCAGGAATCGATGTCGATGTCGCAGCATGCCGCGCATCTGCGCAACGGCACCAAGATGGGCGACACCAAATTCATCGACACGATGATCAAGGACGGACTCTGGGACGCCTTCCACGGCTACCATATGGGCACCACCGCCGAGAACGTCGCGACCAAATGGCAGATCAGCCGCGAGGAACAGGACAGGTTCGCCGTCGGCTCGCAGAACAAGGCCGAGGCTGCGCAGAAAGCCGGCCGGCTCAAGGACGAGATCGCTCCCTTCACCGTCTCGACCCGCAAGGGCGATATCGTCGTCGACCAGGACGAATATCCCCGTCACGGGGCGACTTTGGAGGCCATGGCCAAGCTGAAGCCAGCCTTCTCGAAGGACGGCACGGTGACGGCAGGCAACGCGTCTGGCCTCAATGACGGCGCTGCGGCTCTCGTCCTGATGACCGCCAAGGAAGCTGCCAAGCGCGGTCTCACCCCGCTCGCCCGCATCGCCTCTTGGGCCACTGCCGGCGTCGACCCGGCGATCATGGGCACGGGCCCGATCCCGGCGACGCGCAAGGCACTGGAGAAGGCCGGCTGGAAGATCGGCGATCTCGACCTCGTCGAGGCGAACGAGGCCTTCGCGGCGCAGGCGCTCGCAGTCAACAAGGACCTCGGCTGGAACCCCGATATCGTCAACGTCAACGGCGGCGCGATCGCGATCGGCCATCCGATCGGCGCCTCCGGTGCGCGCGTCCTGGTGACGCTCCTGCATGAAATGGCCAAGCGCGACGCCAAGAAGGGTCTCGCCACGCTCTGCATCGGCGGCGGGATGGGTGTCGCCATGGCGGTGGAACGCTGA
- a CDS encoding DUF1737 domain-containing protein: MAKQTTLYRYLTGPDDAAFCHRVSEALSRGWELYGPPTLTYDAKEQRVICGQAIIKDVDGPYSPDLKLTEQ, from the coding sequence ATGGCGAAGCAGACGACGCTCTATCGCTATCTCACGGGCCCCGATGACGCCGCCTTCTGTCATCGGGTCTCGGAGGCCTTGAGCCGGGGCTGGGAGCTCTACGGGCCCCCGACCCTGACCTATGACGCCAAGGAACAGCGCGTCATCTGCGGCCAGGCCATCATCAAGGACGTGGACGGGCCCTATTCGCCCGACCTGAAGCTCACGGAACAATAG
- the phbB gene encoding acetoacetyl-CoA reductase translates to MTKVALVTGGTRGIGGAISRTLQAAGYKVAANYAGNDEAAAKFKAETGIPVYKWDVGDYDACAAGIASVEAENGPVDILVNNAGITRDGFFHKMTKDQWSAVIRTNLDSLFNMTRPVIEGMRGRSFGRIIVISSINGQKGQMGQVNYSAAKAGDIGFVKALAQENANKGITVNAITPGYIGTDMVAAMPEEALKRVVAGIPTGRLGKPEEIAQMVAFLASDHGAFTTGATFAVNGGQYMA, encoded by the coding sequence ATGACGAAGGTCGCGTTGGTCACGGGGGGGACGCGGGGTATCGGCGGAGCGATCAGCCGGACCCTGCAGGCGGCAGGCTACAAGGTGGCCGCCAACTATGCCGGCAATGACGAGGCGGCGGCCAAGTTCAAGGCGGAAACCGGCATCCCGGTCTATAAGTGGGATGTCGGCGACTACGATGCCTGCGCTGCCGGCATCGCCAGCGTCGAGGCGGAGAACGGGCCGGTCGACATTCTGGTCAACAATGCCGGCATCACCCGCGACGGCTTCTTCCACAAGATGACCAAGGACCAGTGGTCCGCCGTCATCCGCACCAATCTCGATTCGCTCTTCAACATGACGCGGCCGGTGATCGAGGGCATGCGCGGGCGCAGCTTTGGCCGCATCATTGTGATCTCGTCGATCAACGGCCAGAAGGGCCAGATGGGCCAGGTGAACTACTCCGCGGCCAAGGCGGGCGATATCGGCTTCGTCAAGGCGCTTGCCCAGGAGAACGCCAACAAGGGCATCACGGTCAATGCGATCACACCCGGCTATATCGGGACCGACATGGTTGCCGCCATGCCAGAGGAGGCGCTGAAGCGCGTCGTTGCCGGTATCCCCACCGGCCGGCTCGGCAAGCCCGAGGAGATCGCCCAGATGGTCGCTTTCCTCGCCTCGGATCATGGTGCCTTCACCACCGGCGCGACGTTCGCGGTCAATGGCGGGCAGTACATGGCGTGA
- the catB gene encoding type B chloramphenicol O-acetyltransferase — translation MTNVFESPFKGRLLSEQVTNPNIIVGRYSYYSGYYHGHSFDDCARYLRPDLADVDKLIIGSFCSIGTGACFMMAGNQGHRNDWVSTFPFFYMSEEPAFAGARDAFRPAGDTVVGSDVWIGAEAMIMPGIRIGHGAVIGSRALVARDVEPYTIVGGNPAKPIRTRFAEADIAMLLEMTWWDWPLEQVQDGMDLFCSNDIAGLYRRWQQASA, via the coding sequence ATGACGAACGTTTTTGAAAGCCCGTTCAAGGGCAGGCTGCTCTCGGAGCAGGTCACCAACCCCAACATCATCGTCGGCCGGTACAGCTACTATTCCGGCTATTATCACGGGCATTCCTTCGACGATTGCGCCCGCTACCTGCGGCCCGACCTGGCGGATGTCGACAAGCTCATCATCGGCAGCTTCTGCTCGATCGGGACCGGTGCCTGCTTCATGATGGCCGGCAACCAGGGGCATCGGAACGACTGGGTCTCCACCTTCCCCTTCTTCTATATGTCGGAAGAACCTGCATTCGCCGGTGCGCGCGACGCCTTCCGGCCGGCCGGCGACACCGTGGTCGGCAGCGATGTCTGGATCGGCGCGGAGGCGATGATCATGCCGGGCATCCGGATCGGCCATGGCGCCGTGATCGGCAGCCGCGCCCTCGTTGCCCGGGACGTCGAGCCCTACACGATCGTCGGCGGCAACCCGGCCAAACCGATCCGCACGCGCTTCGCTGAAGCCGACATCGCCATGCTGCTGGAGATGACCTGGTGGGATTGGCCACTGGAGCAGGTCCAGGACGGTATGGATCTGTTCTGCTCCAACGACATCGCCGGGCTGTACCGGCGCTGGCAGCAAGCCTCAGCGTAG
- a CDS encoding PLP-dependent aminotransferase family protein, producing the protein MTALLRIQIDRSAKAPLALQIHAAIRDAIREGQLAGGARLPSWRDLAAQLGVARGTVRAAYERLIDEQWILSQGAAGTRVAEGMSVLTATEQPKERPPFPELFPDFENAPLAFQMGVPAQDAFPSTLWSRVMVRAARKAAVAPVGYPDPRGHPDLRREIAAYLAIARGIRCAPAQILVTNGFAGSLGLIIRALRLEGSSAWFEEPGFPLTRSALQLAGMATIPVPVDSEGLSVSEGTRRAAKAALAVVTPGQQAPLGVTLSLARRLALLDWARQAGAWIVEDDYLSELQLTGRAAPALASLDQDGRVLHAGSFSKTISPALRLGFLVVPAAIAETFGIIATCLGPAPSTPVQHAVASFLSEGHYLRHLRRMKRLYSARRELLLQQLQATAKGAFPIHATGGLSVRMELPAGTDDVDIALRALPFGLAPVPLSPWYAEPPERRGLLLGFTNLAERRIAADCARLIELVRLDAR; encoded by the coding sequence ATGACCGCTCTGCTCCGCATCCAGATCGACCGCAGCGCCAAGGCGCCGCTCGCCTTGCAGATTCACGCCGCCATTCGCGATGCGATCCGGGAGGGCCAGCTCGCCGGCGGCGCGCGCCTGCCGTCCTGGCGCGATCTTGCCGCGCAGCTTGGCGTCGCTCGCGGAACCGTCAGGGCTGCCTATGAGAGGCTGATCGACGAGCAGTGGATCCTGTCGCAGGGCGCCGCCGGAACGCGCGTTGCCGAAGGGATGTCGGTCCTGACCGCAACCGAGCAACCAAAGGAGAGGCCGCCCTTTCCGGAGCTGTTCCCCGATTTCGAAAACGCACCGCTCGCCTTCCAGATGGGCGTGCCGGCGCAGGATGCCTTCCCCTCCACCCTTTGGTCGCGGGTGATGGTGCGCGCTGCCAGGAAGGCCGCCGTCGCGCCGGTCGGCTATCCCGATCCACGTGGGCATCCGGACCTGCGCCGCGAGATCGCCGCCTATCTCGCCATCGCGCGCGGCATTCGCTGCGCGCCGGCCCAGATCCTGGTCACCAACGGCTTTGCGGGTTCGCTCGGTCTCATCATCCGCGCCTTGCGACTCGAGGGCAGCTCGGCCTGGTTCGAGGAGCCCGGTTTTCCCCTGACGCGCAGTGCCCTCCAGCTTGCCGGCATGGCGACCATTCCGGTGCCGGTCGATAGCGAGGGCTTGTCGGTCTCCGAAGGCACACGGCGCGCAGCGAAGGCGGCGCTGGCCGTCGTCACTCCCGGGCAACAGGCTCCGCTCGGGGTAACGCTGTCGCTGGCGCGTCGGCTGGCTCTGCTCGACTGGGCGCGGCAGGCGGGCGCCTGGATCGTCGAGGACGACTATCTCAGCGAGTTGCAGCTCACGGGACGCGCCGCGCCGGCGCTGGCCTCGCTCGATCAGGACGGCCGCGTCCTGCATGCTGGCAGCTTCAGCAAGACGATCAGCCCGGCGCTGCGGCTCGGCTTCCTGGTGGTTCCGGCAGCCATCGCCGAGACCTTCGGCATCATTGCCACCTGCCTCGGGCCGGCTCCGTCCACCCCGGTTCAGCATGCCGTGGCCAGCTTCCTCTCCGAGGGCCATTATCTGCGCCATCTGCGTCGCATGAAGCGGCTCTACAGCGCACGGCGCGAGCTGTTGCTCCAGCAGCTGCAGGCCACGGCAAAAGGGGCTTTCCCCATCCATGCCACCGGCGGCCTGTCCGTACGGATGGAACTGCCGGCCGGCACGGATGATGTCGACATTGCCTTGCGCGCCCTGCCCTTCGGGCTCGCGCCGGTGCCCCTCTCGCCCTGGTATGCCGAGCCGCCCGAGCGCCGCGGCCTGCTGCTGGGCTTCACCAATCTCGCGGAACGGCGGATTGCCGCCGATTGCGCCAGGCTGATCGAACTCGTACGGCTCGATGCCCGCTGA
- a CDS encoding DMT family transporter encodes MSPATSLPQRVWGNAYLLLILTTLMWGGNAVASRLAVGQISPMALTSLRWVFVCAILPLMLRRELKHYAPVLMAHRWRIITLGALGFTAFNALMYLAAYSTTAINIGILQGSIPVYVLIGAFIAYRTPIGWMQALGVAVTMIGVLVTASRGDVATLANFSFVPGDVWMIIGCVFYAGYTVGIRSRPAVPGLVFFTAMAIVAGIVSLPLLGLEIWSGSVIWPTLEGWAILAYVVIGPSLLSQLFFLRAVELIGPGRAGVFVNLVPVFAPVLAVLILGEHLALYHGLALALVLGGIWIAEHRAARA; translated from the coding sequence TTGTCCCCAGCCACCTCCCTGCCGCAGCGTGTCTGGGGCAACGCCTATCTGCTCCTGATCCTCACCACCTTGATGTGGGGTGGCAATGCCGTGGCGAGCCGGCTTGCGGTGGGGCAGATCTCGCCGATGGCGCTGACCTCGCTGCGCTGGGTTTTCGTCTGTGCGATCCTGCCGCTGATGCTGCGGCGCGAGCTGAAGCACTATGCGCCGGTCCTGATGGCGCATCGCTGGCGGATCATCACGCTCGGCGCGCTTGGCTTCACGGCCTTCAACGCGCTGATGTACCTCGCAGCCTATTCGACGACCGCGATCAATATCGGGATTCTGCAGGGCTCGATCCCGGTTTATGTTCTGATCGGTGCGTTCATTGCCTATCGCACGCCGATCGGCTGGATGCAGGCGCTCGGCGTCGCTGTCACCATGATTGGCGTGCTGGTGACGGCGAGCCGCGGCGATGTCGCGACGCTCGCGAATTTCAGCTTCGTGCCGGGCGATGTCTGGATGATCATCGGCTGCGTCTTCTATGCCGGCTACACGGTCGGCATCCGCTCGCGTCCGGCGGTACCCGGGCTGGTCTTCTTCACGGCCATGGCGATCGTCGCCGGCATCGTCTCGCTGCCGCTGCTCGGGCTTGAAATCTGGAGTGGCAGCGTCATCTGGCCGACTCTCGAAGGCTGGGCGATCCTGGCCTATGTCGTGATCGGGCCGTCCCTGCTCTCCCAGCTCTTCTTCCTGCGCGCGGTCGAACTGATCGGACCCGGTCGGGCCGGCGTCTTCGTCAACCTCGTGCCGGTCTTTGCGCCGGTGCTCGCCGTGCTGATCCTGGGAGAGCATCTCGCGCTCTATCACGGGCTGGCGCTGGCGCTGGTGCTGGGCGGCATCTGGATCGCCGAGCATCGCGCCGCCCGGGCATGA
- a CDS encoding mucoidy inhibitor MuiA family protein, giving the protein MMSRLAAALIFAPSLASAAEIELPTRIDRVTVYPDGAVVTRLGKAELLQGASQVVLRGLPAAVDPASIRVEGKGDGSFAIGAVDVRPVPGDAGQGLDAVIETKLKALREQKEALEGQVSAIEAKRGTIERFGQTGPDKLGTDGKALPISDWPAVFDAIGTALVKVNDELRIARSRVSNTQAEIEALERTRPQAGRGNAPRRDVAIAVEAKAPLAAEFTVSYRVTSANWLPSYEARLATGSATAKPEITFIRRAELRQRTGEDWTDVALTLSTTRSAGGTRAPELAPVQVSFFDAAVLYESRTRLGAAPAPMAAARAKAEAEYEAAKSRKMADSARPAEVQTAQVETSTYQASFIVPGRVTVPQGATSKAVVLSQGQVSPMLSARATPELEEKAYLEAVFLHEDEAPLLPGEVLLHRDGAYIGRGRLGLVAPGDKVELGFGADDKLKVSRAPVRRRENEPTWLGQTRTDLREFRTVVKSLHAQPVKVTVMERVPFSENSSITVETLPQTTPPTEKQVGDKRGVSAWTFDLAPGAEKEIKLAYRLKWPGDREVTFESRPIQPAEMPRPLAQN; this is encoded by the coding sequence ATGATGAGCCGACTTGCCGCCGCCCTGATCTTCGCGCCGAGCCTTGCAAGCGCAGCCGAGATCGAACTGCCGACGCGGATCGACCGGGTCACGGTCTACCCCGACGGCGCGGTGGTGACCCGGCTCGGCAAGGCCGAGTTGCTGCAGGGCGCCTCGCAGGTCGTGCTGCGTGGCCTGCCGGCAGCGGTCGATCCAGCCTCGATCCGTGTCGAAGGCAAGGGTGACGGCAGCTTCGCGATTGGCGCGGTCGATGTCCGCCCCGTTCCCGGCGATGCCGGCCAGGGCCTCGATGCGGTGATCGAGACCAAGCTCAAGGCCCTGCGCGAGCAGAAGGAGGCGCTCGAAGGCCAGGTCAGTGCGATCGAAGCCAAGCGCGGAACCATCGAGCGTTTCGGCCAGACGGGCCCCGACAAGCTCGGCACCGACGGCAAGGCACTGCCGATCAGCGACTGGCCGGCCGTGTTCGATGCGATCGGCACCGCGCTGGTCAAGGTCAATGACGAGCTGCGCATCGCGCGCAGCCGCGTCTCCAATACACAGGCTGAAATCGAGGCGCTGGAGCGCACAAGGCCGCAGGCCGGCCGCGGCAATGCACCCAGGCGCGACGTCGCGATCGCGGTCGAGGCCAAGGCGCCGCTCGCAGCAGAGTTCACCGTCAGCTACCGCGTCACCAGCGCGAACTGGCTGCCGAGCTATGAGGCCAGGCTGGCGACCGGCAGCGCCACCGCCAAGCCCGAGATCACCTTCATTCGCCGCGCGGAGCTGCGCCAGCGTACCGGCGAGGACTGGACCGACGTCGCGCTGACCCTCTCGACCACGCGCTCGGCGGGCGGCACGCGCGCGCCCGAGCTCGCCCCGGTGCAGGTCTCCTTCTTCGATGCGGCGGTACTCTATGAGAGCCGCACACGCCTCGGCGCCGCGCCGGCCCCGATGGCGGCGGCCAGGGCGAAGGCCGAAGCCGAATACGAGGCCGCGAAGTCACGCAAGATGGCGGATTCAGCGCGCCCGGCAGAAGTCCAGACGGCCCAGGTCGAGACCAGCACCTATCAGGCGAGCTTCATCGTGCCTGGCCGCGTCACAGTCCCCCAGGGCGCGACGTCCAAGGCCGTGGTGCTGAGCCAGGGGCAGGTCAGCCCGATGCTCTCGGCCCGCGCCACACCGGAGCTTGAGGAGAAAGCCTATCTCGAAGCCGTCTTCCTCCATGAGGACGAGGCACCGCTGCTTCCAGGCGAGGTCCTGCTGCACCGTGACGGCGCCTATATCGGCCGCGGCCGGCTCGGGCTGGTCGCGCCTGGCGATAAGGTCGAGCTCGGGTTCGGCGCCGATGACAAGCTCAAGGTGAGCCGCGCCCCGGTGCGCCGCCGGGAGAACGAGCCGACCTGGCTCGGCCAGACACGCACGGATCTGCGCGAATTCAGGACTGTGGTGAAGAGCCTCCACGCTCAGCCAGTCAAGGTCACCGTCATGGAACGCGTGCCCTTCTCGGAGAACAGTTCGATCACGGTCGAGACCCTGCCGCAGACCACCCCGCCCACCGAGAAACAGGTCGGCGACAAACGCGGCGTCTCGGCCTGGACCTTCGATCTCGCCCCCGGCGCGGAGAAGGAGATCAAGCTCGCCTACCGCCTGAAATGGCCGGGGGACCGCGAGGTTACGTTCGAGTCCAGGCCAATCCAGCCGGCAGAAATGCCGCGCCCGCTGGCGCAGAACTGA
- a CDS encoding adenylosuccinate synthase codes for MANVVVVGAQWGDEGKGKIVDWLSSQADVVVRFQGGHNAGHTLVIDGVVYKLSLLPSGIVRPGKLSVIGNGVVVDPWHLVEEIERLRAQGVAISPENLRVADNATLILPLHRELDHFRETSNAGLKIGTTKRGIGPAYEDKVGRRAIRVIDLKDPAILKAKIERLLAHHNALRRGLGIGEVDAAELLEQLTKVAPQVLPYADTVWALLDSERRAGKRILFEGAQGALLDVDHGTYPFVTSSNIVAGQAATGSGLGPSAVGYVLGIAKAYTTRVGEGPFPTELFDETGELIGQKGKEFGVVTGRKRRCGWFDACLVRQTVKTSGIDGIALTKLDILDGFKEIKVCIGYRLDGAVLEHLPAGQSDQARVEPIYETIEGWEGSTANARSWADLPAQAIKYVRRIEELIGATVAVLSTSPERDDTILVHNPFEG; via the coding sequence ATGGCGAATGTGGTGGTGGTCGGCGCCCAATGGGGTGACGAAGGCAAGGGCAAGATCGTCGACTGGCTGTCGAGCCAGGCCGACGTCGTGGTGCGCTTCCAGGGCGGCCACAATGCCGGCCATACGCTCGTCATCGACGGCGTCGTCTACAAGCTCTCGCTGCTGCCCTCGGGCATCGTGCGCCCCGGCAAGCTTTCGGTCATCGGCAACGGCGTCGTGGTCGATCCCTGGCATCTCGTCGAGGAGATCGAGCGGCTCCGCGCCCAGGGCGTGGCGATCTCGCCCGAGAACCTGCGCGTCGCCGACAACGCGACCCTGATCCTGCCGCTGCACCGCGAGCTCGACCATTTCCGCGAGACCAGCAATGCCGGCCTGAAGATCGGCACGACCAAGCGCGGCATCGGCCCCGCCTATGAGGACAAGGTCGGCCGGCGCGCGATTCGCGTCATCGACCTCAAGGATCCCGCGATCCTGAAGGCCAAGATCGAGCGCCTGCTCGCCCATCACAATGCGCTGCGTCGCGGGCTCGGCATCGGCGAGGTCGATGCCGCCGAGCTGCTCGAGCAGCTGACCAAGGTCGCGCCGCAGGTCCTGCCCTATGCCGATACGGTCTGGGCGCTGCTCGATTCCGAGCGCCGCGCCGGCAAGCGCATCCTGTTCGAAGGCGCGCAGGGCGCCCTGCTCGATGTCGACCACGGCACCTACCCGTTCGTGACCTCCTCCAACATCGTCGCCGGCCAGGCCGCGACCGGCTCCGGCCTCGGCCCCTCGGCGGTCGGCTATGTGCTTGGCATCGCCAAGGCCTACACGACCCGCGTCGGCGAAGGCCCCTTCCCGACCGAGCTCTTTGACGAGACGGGCGAGCTGATCGGCCAGAAGGGCAAGGAATTCGGCGTCGTCACCGGGCGCAAGCGCCGCTGCGGCTGGTTCGATGCCTGCCTGGTGCGCCAGACCGTGAAGACCTCCGGCATCGATGGCATCGCGCTGACCAAGCTCGACATCCTCGACGGCTTCAAGGAGATCAAGGTCTGCATCGGCTATCGCCTTGATGGCGCCGTGCTCGAGCATCTGCCAGCCGGCCAGAGCGATCAGGCCCGCGTCGAACCGATCTACGAGACGATCGAAGGCTGGGAAGGTTCGACCGCCAATGCCCGCTCATGGGCGGACCTGCCCGCCCAGGCGATCAAATATGTCCGCCGCATCGAGGAGCTGATCGGCGCCACGGTCGCCGTGCTCTCGACCAGCCCCGAGCGCGACGACACCATCCTGGTCCACAATCCTTTCGAGGGTTGA
- a CDS encoding cupin domain-containing protein codes for MSFRASAAGAALLAALALPAIATARSPRPGGETVKPVFRQAIPNIPGKSLVSVVVTYEPGATSTSHHHAGSAFIYAHVLSGAIRSQVDDQPARIYRTGETWFEAPGAHHKISENASRTEPARLLAVFIVDSAEEVLTAPDHQ; via the coding sequence ATGAGCTTCCGAGCCTCAGCAGCCGGCGCGGCCCTGCTTGCCGCGCTCGCCCTTCCTGCCATCGCCACGGCCCGTTCCCCGAGGCCCGGCGGAGAGACGGTCAAGCCGGTGTTCCGGCAGGCTATTCCCAACATTCCCGGCAAGAGCCTGGTCAGCGTCGTGGTGACCTACGAGCCCGGCGCGACCTCGACCTCGCACCACCATGCCGGGTCGGCGTTCATCTACGCCCATGTGCTGTCGGGTGCGATCCGCAGCCAGGTCGATGACCAGCCCGCCCGGATCTACCGGACAGGTGAGACCTGGTTCGAAGCACCGGGTGCGCATCACAAGATCAGCGAGAACGCCAGCAGGACCGAGCCGGCGCGCCTGCTCGCCGTCTTTATCGTCGACAGCGCCGAAGAGGTGCTGACCGCTCCCGATCACCAGTAA
- a CDS encoding type 1 glutamine amidotransferase, whose protein sequence is MLHVSRPLRLLVVDGNTREQRESHAAGYGSQPGEAYADVVRSIAPESITDICLPADAGANLPDGAGLSSYDGIFLTGSALHIYNLEPSVTRQIELMRAIYASGTPSFGSCWGIQMGAVAAGGTVVANPRGREIGLARKITLTEAGRSHPLLTGRPLSFDAPAIHLDTIALPPADTTVLASNAYSAVHAAEIRHDGGTFWGVQYHPEFPLGQVASILGRMVPTLIAEGFRKDEAAAESWLADLYALDAEPTRHDLAWAHGLDEEVLDSERRVTELRNFIAHRVKPHMSMRARA, encoded by the coding sequence ATGCTGCATGTTTCGAGACCGCTGCGCCTGCTCGTCGTCGATGGCAACACCAGGGAGCAGCGCGAGAGCCATGCTGCCGGCTATGGCAGCCAGCCGGGCGAGGCCTATGCCGATGTGGTGCGCTCGATCGCGCCCGAGAGCATCACCGATATCTGCCTGCCGGCCGATGCCGGCGCGAACCTGCCGGACGGGGCCGGGCTTTCGTCCTATGACGGCATCTTCCTCACCGGCTCGGCCCTGCACATCTACAACCTCGAACCGTCGGTCACGCGCCAGATCGAGCTGATGCGGGCGATCTATGCCAGCGGCACGCCCAGTTTCGGCTCCTGCTGGGGCATCCAGATGGGCGCTGTCGCCGCCGGCGGCACCGTCGTCGCCAATCCCAGGGGCCGCGAGATCGGCCTCGCCCGCAAGATCACCCTGACCGAAGCCGGGCGTTCGCATCCGCTGCTCACTGGCCGCCCGCTCAGCTTCGATGCGCCCGCGATCCATCTCGACACCATCGCCCTGCCCCCAGCGGATACGACGGTGCTCGCCTCGAATGCCTACAGCGCCGTGCATGCGGCCGAGATCCGCCATGACGGGGGCACCTTCTGGGGCGTGCAGTATCATCCCGAGTTCCCGCTCGGTCAGGTCGCTTCGATCCTCGGGCGCATGGTGCCGACCCTGATCGCGGAAGGTTTTCGCAAGGACGAAGCGGCGGCAGAAAGCTGGCTTGCCGATCTCTACGCGCTTGATGCCGAGCCGACGCGGCATGACCTCGCCTGGGCTCATGGCCTCGATGAAGAGGTTCTGGACAGCGAGCGGCGCGTCACCGAATTGCGGAATTTCATCGCACATCGCGTCAAGCCTCACATGAGCATGCGCGCCAGGGCCTGA
- a CDS encoding carboxymuconolactone decarboxylase family protein, with protein MTQRLDYTSVSPSGMKALGGVYAHVGQSGLAKSLVDLVYLRISQINGCAYCIDMHSRDLLKGGIAVEKLVLVPAWREAPSLFSEQERAALAWAETVTRVADTSVPDAEFAAASAQFSEKELADLTIAIGLMNAYNRMAISFRAVPAAVRR; from the coding sequence ATGACCCAGCGTCTCGACTACACCAGCGTTTCCCCCTCCGGCATGAAGGCTCTTGGCGGCGTCTATGCTCATGTCGGCCAGTCCGGCCTCGCCAAATCCCTGGTCGACCTGGTCTATCTGCGGATCTCGCAGATCAACGGCTGCGCCTATTGCATCGACATGCATTCGCGCGATCTGCTCAAGGGCGGCATCGCAGTCGAGAAGCTGGTGCTGGTTCCGGCCTGGCGCGAGGCGCCGAGTCTGTTCTCCGAACAGGAGCGGGCCGCCTTGGCCTGGGCCGAAACAGTGACGCGTGTCGCCGACACCAGCGTGCCCGATGCGGAGTTTGCGGCCGCCTCTGCCCAGTTCAGCGAGAAGGAACTGGCCGATCTGACGATCGCGATCGGCCTGATGAACGCCTATAACCGGATGGCGATCAGTTTCCGCGCCGTTCCTGCGGCGGTGCGGCGCTGA